In Penaeus chinensis breed Huanghai No. 1 chromosome 2, ASM1920278v2, whole genome shotgun sequence, the following proteins share a genomic window:
- the LOC125033245 gene encoding glycosaminoglycan xylosylkinase-like, protein MKAGRRKAMWRTLCFTVILALAIFLRKIVSTLSFRISMPLTRLTDSEKVLSEGEFYVLKNVFNYKESQQERTGLRMLSALYEHLPAVRAKYSIMSPQIPKFIAELEEDLKEKGITKNPWKLARKWAKPTSLTPASAPGLADVLAALSTANITAADLSDKGSQLKIILELEGGQTVIFKPMRYSRDESLEDAYFTFDRHNGEIVAFHLSRVLDMRMAPLTVGRKISLEAEILPVSTPRLSDTIFRNEDKDLCFFGNCVYCNKKWPACEKNQRLEGAVIMWLPAHYISSEPHHPWGRTYIKNKLADWEKDEHYCQAVLRNTHPRKLLDLIDAAVFDFLIQNVDRHHFAQASGAKDSPVVLIDNAKSVGNAFVDWMDILAPILQCCRMRRTTYEKLVFLSGGGLSQAMQELLEYDPVAPVLTPAHLRAFDRRILHVLAAMNACMVARGGWDDVLF, encoded by the exons ATGAAAGCAGGGAGACGGAAGGCAATGTGGAGGACCCTGTGTTTTACAGTGATTTTAGCGCTAGCTATTTTTCTGCGGAAAATTGTTTCAACTTTGAGCTTCAGAATTTCGATGCCGCTGACTCGTTTGACTGACTCGGAAAAGGTCTTGTCAGAAGGAGAATTTTATGTGCTGAAGAATGT TTTCAACTATAAAGAGAGCCAGCAAGAACGTACGGGACTAAGAATGCTCTCTGCACTCTACGAACATCTACCAGCAGTTAGAGCAAAGTACTCAATCATGTCGCCCCAAATACCGAAGTTTATTGCTGAACTCGAGGAAGATTTAAAAGAGAAAGGCATTACAAAAAATCCTTGGAAATTGGCACGTAAG TGGGCGAAGCCAACCTCGCTGACCCCGGCGTCGGCCCCCGGTCTGGCCGACGTGCTGGCAGCCCTTTCCACCGCCAACATAACAGCTGCTGATCTCAGCGACAAAGGATCACAGCTCAAGATTATACTTGAGCTTGAAGGAGGACAGACTGTTATTTTTAAACCGATGAG atATTCCCGAGATGAGAGTTTAGAAGACGCCTATTTTACCTTCGATCGTCATAATGGTGAAATCGTCGCCTTCCACTTGAGCAGAGTGTTAGACATGCGAATGGCGCCTCTCACTGTAGGTCGAAAAATATCGCTGGAAGCTGAAATATTGCCCGTTTCAACGCCAAGACTTTCGGACACAATCTTTCGCAACGAGG ACAAAGATCTCTGCTTCTTCGGAAATTGTGTGTACTGCAACAAGAAATGGCCTGCGTGCGAGAAGAACCAGCGTCTCGAGGGCGCTGTCATCATGTGGCTTCCGGCACATTACATATCGTCCGAACCCCACCATCCCTGGGGACGAACGTATATAAAAAACAAGCTAGCTGA ctGGGAGAAGGACGAACACTACTGCCAGGCTGTTCTACGCAACACCCACCCGCGGAAACTTCTAGATCTCATTGATGCGGCAGTTTTCGATTTCCTGATTCAGAATGTCGACAGGCATCACTTCGCTCAGGCCTCGGGCGCTAAGGACTCTCCTGTGGTTTTGATAGACAATGCGAAAAG TGTAGGAAATGCCTTTGTTGACTGGATGGATATCCTGGCACCAATTCTACAGTGTTGCAG AATGCGGAGGACTACTTATGAAAAACTCGTATTCCTGAGCGGCGGCGGGTTATCCCAGGCAATGCAAGAACTGCTCGAGTACGATCCCGTGGCACCTGTCCTCACGCCCGCCCACCTGCGCGCCTTCGACCGTCGGATATTACACGTCTTGGCCGCTATGAACGCGTGCATGGTAGCGAGAGGCGGTTGGGATGATGTCCTCTTTTAA